In a single window of the Salmo trutta chromosome 21, fSalTru1.1, whole genome shotgun sequence genome:
- the saga gene encoding S-arrestin a isoform X1 — MSPKNVIFKKMAKDKSVGVYMAKRDFVDRVDSVDPVDGVILVDPEVLKGKKAFVQLSCTFRYGRDDMDVMGIAFRREIYMAIRQVYPPMQDREQSTHTKMQGKLLRKLGDNAFPFFFEFPDNLPCSVGLQPGPKDSGKQCVVEFEVKAFSAESQEAKVRKRSTVHLMIRKLQYAPENSGTAPSGKTTREFVMSDKPLHLEASLDKEIYYHGEPINVCVDVTNSSNKNVKNIIVSVDQVATVVLYSNDSYVRAVALEESGDAVAAGASLKKVYTLTPLLICNRERRGIAVDGKLKHEDTNLASSSIVKEGVLKEVLGILVSYRVMVKLIIGGIMGSSEVGVELPLTLMHPKPDLVRESELEEEMVFEEFKRSHLKGMADDEEEGNVSTGDAAS, encoded by the exons ATGAGTCCCAAGAACGTAATCTTCAAGAAGATGGCCAAGGACAAGtcg GTTGGAGTATACATGGCGAAGAGGGACTTTGTGGATCGTGTGGACTCTGTCGACCCAGTGG ATGGTGTCATACTGGTTGACCCTGAGGTCCTCAAAGGAAAAAAAG CGTTCGTCCAGCTGTCCTGCACGTTCCGGTACGGTCGTGACGATATGGACGTGATGGGAATTGCCTTTCGTAGGGAGATCTACATGGCCATCCGTCAGGTGTATCCACCCATGCAGGACAGGGAGCAGTCCACACACACCAAGATGCAGGGCAAACTGCTGCGCAAACTGGGAGACAATGCCTTCCCTTTCTTTTTCGAG ttccCTGATaacctgccttgttcagtgggTTTGCAGCCTGGCCCTAAAGATTCTGGGAAG CAATGTGTCGTGGAGTTTGAGGTCAAAGCCTTCAGTGCGGAGAGCCAGGAGGCCAAAGTCCGCAAACG GAGTACAGTGCATCTGATGATCCGGAAGCTGCAGTATGCCCCGGAGAATAGCGGGACGGCCCCCTCTGGGAAAACCACCCGTGAGTTTGTCATGTCCGACAAGCCCCTGCACCTGGAGGCGAGTCTTGACAAGGAG ATCTACTACCATGGAGAGCCCATTAATGTGTGTGTCGACGTCACAAACAGCTCCAACAAGAATGTGAAGAACATCATTGTCTCTG TGGACCAGGTGGCCACTGTGGTCTTGTATTCCAATGACAGCTACGTGAGGGCGGTGGCCTTAGAGGAATCTGG GGATGCTGTTGCTGCTGGTGCAAGCCTGAAGAAAGTGTACACCCTCACTCCGCTATTGATCTGCAACCGGGAGAGGCGGGGCATAGCTGTTGATGGCAAGTTGAAGCATGAAGACACTAATCTGGCATCGTCTAGCAT TGTTAAAGAAGGTGTGCTGAAGGAGGTTCTAGGAATCCTGGTGTCATACAGAGTCATGGTTAAGCTCATCATCGGCGG AATAATGGGATCTAG TGAGGTGGGAGTAGAGCTGCCACTCACACTGATGCACCCAAAACCTGACCTAG TGAGGGAAAG CGAGCTGGAAGAGGAGATGGTGTTTGAGGAGTTCAAGCGCTCCCACCTGAAGGGGATGGCCGACGATGAAGAGGAGGGCAACGTGTCTACAGGAGACGCCGCTTCCTGA
- the saga gene encoding S-arrestin a isoform X2 yields the protein MSPKNVIFKKMAKDKSVGVYMAKRDFVDRVDSVDPVDGVILVDPEVLKGKKAFVQLSCTFRYGRDDMDVMGIAFRREIYMAIRQVYPPMQDREQSTHTKMQGKLLRKLGDNAFPFFFEFPDNLPCSVGLQPGPKDSGKQCVVEFEVKAFSAESQEAKVRKRSTVHLMIRKLQYAPENSGTAPSGKTTREFVMSDKPLHLEASLDKEIYYHGEPINVCVDVTNSSNKNVKNIIVSVDQVATVVLYSNDSYVRAVALEESGDAVAAGASLKKVYTLTPLLICNRERRGIAVDGKLKHEDTNLASSSIVKEGVLKEVLGILVSYRVMVKLIIGGIMGSSEVGVELPLTLMHPKPDLASWKRRWCLRSSSAPT from the exons ATGAGTCCCAAGAACGTAATCTTCAAGAAGATGGCCAAGGACAAGtcg GTTGGAGTATACATGGCGAAGAGGGACTTTGTGGATCGTGTGGACTCTGTCGACCCAGTGG ATGGTGTCATACTGGTTGACCCTGAGGTCCTCAAAGGAAAAAAAG CGTTCGTCCAGCTGTCCTGCACGTTCCGGTACGGTCGTGACGATATGGACGTGATGGGAATTGCCTTTCGTAGGGAGATCTACATGGCCATCCGTCAGGTGTATCCACCCATGCAGGACAGGGAGCAGTCCACACACACCAAGATGCAGGGCAAACTGCTGCGCAAACTGGGAGACAATGCCTTCCCTTTCTTTTTCGAG ttccCTGATaacctgccttgttcagtgggTTTGCAGCCTGGCCCTAAAGATTCTGGGAAG CAATGTGTCGTGGAGTTTGAGGTCAAAGCCTTCAGTGCGGAGAGCCAGGAGGCCAAAGTCCGCAAACG GAGTACAGTGCATCTGATGATCCGGAAGCTGCAGTATGCCCCGGAGAATAGCGGGACGGCCCCCTCTGGGAAAACCACCCGTGAGTTTGTCATGTCCGACAAGCCCCTGCACCTGGAGGCGAGTCTTGACAAGGAG ATCTACTACCATGGAGAGCCCATTAATGTGTGTGTCGACGTCACAAACAGCTCCAACAAGAATGTGAAGAACATCATTGTCTCTG TGGACCAGGTGGCCACTGTGGTCTTGTATTCCAATGACAGCTACGTGAGGGCGGTGGCCTTAGAGGAATCTGG GGATGCTGTTGCTGCTGGTGCAAGCCTGAAGAAAGTGTACACCCTCACTCCGCTATTGATCTGCAACCGGGAGAGGCGGGGCATAGCTGTTGATGGCAAGTTGAAGCATGAAGACACTAATCTGGCATCGTCTAGCAT TGTTAAAGAAGGTGTGCTGAAGGAGGTTCTAGGAATCCTGGTGTCATACAGAGTCATGGTTAAGCTCATCATCGGCGG AATAATGGGATCTAG TGAGGTGGGAGTAGAGCTGCCACTCACACTGATGCACCCAAAACCTGACCTAG CGAGCTGGAAGAGGAGATGGTGTTTGAGGAGTTCAAGCGCTCCCACCTGA